A stretch of Pelagicoccus enzymogenes DNA encodes these proteins:
- the murJ gene encoding murein biosynthesis integral membrane protein MurJ, with translation MAALAKRIGLVSAFTMLSRVVGLLRDMTTSYMLGASVWNSAFITAFTLPNLFRRLLGEGALTAALMPNLSEELEERGRAAVHDLVNKTLSWLVLVCLAITFVVLGGLELLLRSDVSEKWGLAAKLGQIVFPYILLICVAAILSAALNLFSRFGIPALTAVWLNTSIVLSLGIAGWYLGGDLETKTYWLCGGAMVGGSLQMLVPAFALMKEGWRPTFDLGISPRVKEVAILTIPGIFGAAVFQINIMVSRGLAFSVSDSAAALLYYANRLVELPVGVFAIAISTVVFPSLTAAVAGKRMGDFSQTYRRGILLCLLMAVPSAVGLCALAPDIVGLLFERGLFSENDTGATVPLVWVFAVGMPFYSFVSVETRAFYSLKDTKTPVVAAGVAFGVNVVLSLLLMGPYGAVGLAVATNFAAIVQTVMLHMQLGRKNLDTSLKSLAGDVARIAMAAALMGFIVVAVSGWLSTRCEDGLVGNLIMVMAPILAGISVYFLGLQLMGAKLKRLLN, from the coding sequence ATGGCTGCTCTCGCTAAACGTATCGGGCTGGTTTCGGCGTTTACCATGCTTTCTCGTGTGGTGGGGCTGCTGCGTGACATGACGACCAGCTACATGCTGGGCGCGTCCGTCTGGAACTCCGCCTTCATCACCGCTTTCACGCTGCCGAATCTCTTCAGGCGTTTGCTGGGAGAAGGGGCGTTGACGGCGGCGTTGATGCCAAACCTGAGCGAGGAGTTGGAAGAGCGAGGGCGCGCGGCGGTTCATGACTTGGTCAACAAGACGCTTAGCTGGCTAGTGCTCGTTTGCCTCGCAATCACCTTCGTCGTGCTGGGCGGTTTGGAATTATTGCTGCGGTCCGATGTATCGGAAAAGTGGGGACTTGCCGCCAAGCTTGGGCAGATCGTATTTCCGTATATCCTGCTGATATGCGTAGCAGCTATTTTGTCGGCCGCCCTGAACCTGTTTTCCCGCTTCGGAATACCGGCTCTTACTGCTGTTTGGTTGAATACGAGCATCGTTCTCTCGCTGGGAATCGCGGGCTGGTATCTTGGTGGCGACTTGGAGACGAAGACCTATTGGCTCTGTGGCGGGGCTATGGTGGGCGGCTCCTTGCAAATGTTGGTCCCAGCCTTCGCCCTGATGAAGGAGGGGTGGAGACCGACGTTTGACTTGGGAATATCGCCGCGGGTGAAAGAAGTGGCGATCTTGACAATTCCAGGAATCTTCGGAGCGGCCGTATTCCAAATCAATATCATGGTGAGTCGCGGACTCGCCTTTTCCGTCAGCGATTCCGCGGCGGCCTTGCTGTACTACGCGAATCGATTGGTGGAGTTGCCGGTCGGGGTTTTCGCGATCGCAATCTCCACCGTGGTATTTCCAAGCCTGACCGCCGCGGTCGCGGGAAAGCGGATGGGTGACTTTTCTCAGACCTACCGTCGTGGCATTTTGTTGTGCTTGCTCATGGCAGTGCCCTCCGCGGTGGGACTTTGCGCCTTGGCTCCGGATATCGTGGGATTGCTGTTCGAGCGTGGGCTTTTTTCGGAGAACGACACGGGCGCGACGGTGCCGCTGGTTTGGGTCTTTGCGGTGGGGATGCCGTTTTACTCTTTCGTATCGGTGGAGACGCGGGCGTTCTATTCTTTGAAAGACACCAAAACGCCGGTTGTTGCGGCTGGGGTGGCCTTTGGTGTGAACGTTGTGTTGAGTTTGCTTTTGATGGGTCCTTACGGGGCGGTTGGCCTTGCAGTGGCTACTAATTTCGCCGCGATCGTGCAAACGGTGATGCTTCACATGCAGCTAGGTCGCAAGAATTTGGATACGAGTCTGAAGTCGCTTGCTGGGGACGTAGCCCGCATCGCGATGGCGGCGGCTCTAATGGGCTTTATTGTGGTGGCAGTGTCTGGGTGGTTGTCCACTCGCTGCGAGGATGGCTTAGTCGGAAATCTAATCATGGTAATGGCGCCGATTTTAGCAGGCATTTCCGTGTATTTCCTAGGATTGCAGCTTATGGGCGCGAAGCTGAAGCGGCTGTTGAACTAG
- a CDS encoding FAD-binding oxidoreductase, with protein MARISKKRQQATEKLLEALGTRKVKLEGDAKYMASFDSLKLAFAYDALVIARSEKDVGATLQLANEFRVPVTTRGAGTSLTGSAAPAKGGWVLDVSNLNRIKIEKTKSMAIVGPGAVVGQIQAAAEELGLFYPPDPSSLKYSTIGGNIACNAGGMRCAKYGVTRDFVLALEGFLPTGEKVSWGGEYKKFATGYNIRDLWIGSEGTLGVVTKAVLRLLPKPEKKWTILVAFDSDLKALQAVQKLLGDGHNPSILEFLDSNSVYCAEEIAGVKLFKGLSLKPLLLVEFDGNAAQLRADKKKAIEWAKATGLAYREARTEKETEVLWSARRACSPAMFSMGDSKINEDIVVPLESQAKFARFLKQMQKKWKINAPTFGHAADGNFHVNIMYTRSDKEECKRAKGAVADLMKKVCELGGTISGEHGIGLAKTPFMTVARNEAEIGAMKAIKKALDPKGILNPGKIFEPYEVWDKALEKVKLPWDKKPIAKKES; from the coding sequence ATGGCACGGATTTCTAAGAAACGTCAGCAGGCAACAGAAAAGCTTCTGGAGGCTTTGGGCACTAGGAAGGTGAAGCTTGAAGGCGATGCCAAGTACATGGCATCGTTTGATAGCCTCAAGCTCGCCTTCGCGTACGATGCTTTGGTGATCGCTCGCAGCGAAAAGGATGTAGGCGCTACCTTGCAACTTGCTAACGAATTCAGGGTGCCGGTTACGACGCGCGGAGCTGGCACGTCTCTTACTGGATCAGCGGCTCCAGCCAAAGGAGGCTGGGTTTTGGACGTATCGAACCTGAATCGAATCAAGATAGAAAAGACGAAGTCGATGGCCATCGTGGGGCCGGGCGCAGTTGTTGGTCAGATTCAAGCGGCTGCCGAGGAGTTAGGGCTCTTTTATCCACCTGATCCGTCGTCTCTTAAATACAGTACAATTGGCGGCAATATCGCTTGCAATGCGGGAGGCATGCGGTGCGCGAAGTATGGTGTAACCCGTGATTTCGTCTTGGCGTTGGAAGGGTTTCTTCCGACTGGAGAAAAGGTGTCATGGGGCGGCGAATACAAGAAATTCGCTACCGGGTACAATATTCGAGATTTGTGGATCGGCAGCGAGGGAACCTTGGGAGTCGTGACGAAAGCGGTGCTGCGTTTGCTTCCGAAGCCTGAGAAGAAGTGGACGATCCTCGTGGCTTTCGATTCCGATCTCAAGGCCCTGCAAGCGGTGCAGAAGCTCCTGGGAGACGGGCACAATCCGTCGATTTTAGAGTTTCTCGACAGCAATTCGGTATACTGCGCGGAAGAAATAGCTGGAGTTAAGTTATTCAAGGGTCTGTCGCTCAAGCCGCTGCTCCTCGTGGAGTTCGATGGCAATGCGGCGCAGTTGCGCGCTGACAAGAAGAAGGCTATCGAGTGGGCGAAAGCGACCGGTCTAGCCTATCGCGAGGCGAGGACGGAAAAGGAGACGGAGGTGCTTTGGTCTGCGCGTCGCGCCTGTTCGCCGGCCATGTTTTCCATGGGCGATTCCAAGATCAACGAGGACATCGTCGTCCCCTTGGAGAGTCAGGCCAAGTTTGCCCGTTTCCTCAAGCAGATGCAAAAGAAGTGGAAGATCAACGCTCCGACTTTCGGCCACGCGGCGGACGGAAATTTCCACGTCAACATCATGTATACGCGCAGCGACAAGGAAGAGTGCAAGCGGGCCAAGGGAGCGGTAGCGGATCTCATGAAGAAGGTTTGCGAGCTTGGAGGCACTATTTCTGGAGAGCATGGCATTGGTTTGGCGAAGACTCCATTCATGACGGTGGCTCGCAACGAGGCGGAGATCGGTGCCATGAAGGCGATCAAGAAAGCGCTTGATCCGAAGGGGATCCTCAATCCCGGCAAGATTTTCGAGCCCTATGAAGTTTGGGACAAGGCGCTTGAGAAGGTGAAGCTTCCTTGGGACAAGAAACCGATTGCGAAGAAAGAGTCCTAG
- a CDS encoding polyprenyl synthetase family protein, with protein sequence MEFKEKLRAYQSEVESAVEQYLPAEVTRPSRIHQAMLYSMRAGGKRLRPVLVLAAKQLFGGDLNAMPAAIAVESLHTYSLIHDDLPSIDNADLRRGKPTSHKQFDEATAVLAGDALLTYAFQLLARHYGDSPQICAKLVAELAETAGSERLIGGQMEDILGEGAPLSEDTLNFIHLNKTSALIECCLVMGGIIGGASEAQIDLLRSYGREIGIAFQIIDDILDATSDEETMGKSIGSDAELDKTTYVKLHGLEKSREFAHARTQEAIRICSTLPGDTQFLVGLANYLENRLH encoded by the coding sequence ATGGAGTTCAAAGAGAAATTACGAGCCTACCAAAGCGAAGTTGAATCCGCTGTAGAGCAATACCTACCCGCAGAGGTAACACGCCCCAGCCGCATCCACCAAGCCATGCTCTACAGCATGCGGGCCGGCGGGAAGCGCTTACGCCCCGTCCTCGTGCTGGCAGCCAAGCAGCTTTTCGGTGGGGACTTGAACGCCATGCCCGCCGCCATCGCGGTAGAAAGCCTGCATACCTACTCCCTTATCCACGACGACCTTCCTTCTATCGACAACGCCGATCTGCGCCGCGGCAAGCCCACCAGCCACAAGCAATTCGACGAAGCCACCGCCGTTCTCGCCGGCGACGCCCTCCTGACCTATGCATTCCAGCTGCTGGCCCGCCATTACGGAGACTCCCCTCAAATCTGCGCCAAACTGGTTGCCGAGCTCGCCGAAACCGCCGGCAGCGAGCGCCTGATCGGCGGCCAAATGGAGGACATTCTCGGCGAGGGCGCCCCGCTCTCCGAGGACACCCTAAATTTCATCCACCTCAACAAAACCTCCGCCCTCATCGAGTGCTGCCTCGTCATGGGAGGCATTATCGGAGGCGCCAGCGAGGCTCAAATCGACTTGCTGCGCTCCTACGGGCGCGAGATCGGGATCGCCTTCCAGATCATTGACGACATTCTCGACGCCACCAGCGACGAAGAAACCATGGGCAAGAGCATCGGTTCCGACGCCGAGCTCGACAAAACCACCTACGTCAAGCTGCACGGTCTGGAAAAGTCCCGCGAGTTCGCCCACGCCCGCACGCAGGAAGCCATCCGCATCTGCAGCACCTTGCCAGGCGATACCCAGTTCCTAGTCGGCCTCGCCAACTACCTCGAAAACCGTCTCCACTAA
- a CDS encoding glycosyltransferase: protein MSGRLLFDVTKASKQSHYSGVLRVSNCLKMELLKALGDDLVEVVWSERKQSFRSPVLGRAFSIEPEDVLLTAELFNNFERPGIEAFLKSSTCRAYAIFHDAIPLRHPEFTWPHSVQRHPSYMKMLSLFDGVFGVSQHSSIVLEEYWEWLGYEYSPSVKSIQLGADGLFSEPMIPRATRGESFDVLMLGIIEKRKGQDLALDACSRLWDDGLEFNLHIVGRANPYFGKDIERRIKRMVKSGRTIKLHGHIEDEELKRLIPSMDLMLFTSRSEGCGLPVLESLWSGLPVLSSKLQPVRETSRFGGVSFFKPEDSEDLASQLRRLIENRHLVDDLKNGIQSSILPTWQMTAKEVLDTIKPRVEVEA from the coding sequence ATGTCAGGACGCCTCTTATTCGACGTAACCAAAGCATCCAAGCAGTCCCATTATTCAGGAGTGTTACGGGTTTCGAACTGCCTCAAAATGGAGCTGTTGAAAGCTCTTGGGGATGATTTGGTGGAAGTCGTTTGGAGCGAGCGGAAGCAGAGCTTTCGGTCGCCGGTCCTAGGCCGCGCTTTCAGCATCGAACCCGAAGACGTCCTCTTGACGGCTGAGTTGTTCAACAATTTCGAACGTCCCGGAATCGAAGCCTTTCTCAAGTCGTCGACCTGCCGGGCTTATGCGATCTTCCACGATGCCATTCCTTTGCGCCATCCGGAGTTTACTTGGCCGCACAGCGTGCAGCGCCACCCTAGCTACATGAAGATGCTGAGCCTTTTCGATGGAGTGTTTGGGGTTTCCCAGCACAGTTCCATCGTCTTGGAGGAGTACTGGGAATGGCTGGGCTACGAGTACTCGCCCTCGGTAAAGTCTATCCAGCTGGGAGCGGACGGACTTTTCAGCGAACCGATGATTCCGAGGGCTACGCGCGGAGAAAGTTTCGACGTTCTCATGTTGGGAATCATCGAAAAGCGCAAGGGGCAGGATTTGGCGCTGGACGCGTGCAGTCGGCTCTGGGACGACGGTCTCGAGTTTAATTTGCATATCGTCGGCCGCGCCAATCCGTATTTCGGCAAGGACATCGAACGCCGCATCAAGCGCATGGTCAAGTCGGGGCGTACGATCAAATTGCATGGCCATATCGAGGACGAGGAACTGAAGCGCTTGATTCCTTCCATGGACCTGATGCTTTTCACGTCCCGTTCGGAGGGCTGCGGTTTGCCGGTGCTGGAGTCGCTTTGGAGCGGGCTGCCGGTGCTCAGCTCGAAGCTGCAGCCGGTGCGGGAGACTTCGCGCTTCGGCGGGGTGAGTTTCTTCAAGCCAGAGGATTCGGAGGATCTTGCCTCGCAATTGCGTCGTTTGATCGAGAACCGCCATTTGGTCGACGATTTGAAGAACGGGATTCAGTCCTCGATATTGCCGACTTGGCAGATGACCGCCAAGGAAGTGCTGGATACCATCAAGCCGCGGGTCGAAGTGGAGGCTTGA
- a CDS encoding phosphoserine transaminase, producing MKPAIKPNRPYFSSGPCSKRPGWSLSALENALVGRSHRAKNAKARIEEVIDRSKNILGLPEGYVCGIVPASDTGAVEMALWSLLGARGVDMMAWESFGSGWVTDVIKQLKLENVTKHEAAYGEIPDLAKVNFSNDVVFTWNGTTSGAKVPNGDWIPSDREGLTICDATSAVFAMELPWEKLDVVTYSWQKVMGGEAAHGMLILSPRAIERLESYTPAWPLPKIFRLTKGGKLIDGIFTGATINTVSMLCVEDALDGLKWAEEIGGLPALIERSDANLAAIEKWVEQSDWAGFLAEDKSIRSNTSICLKITDTWFTSLPAEEQAAAAKKIVSLCDAEGVGFDFGAYRDAPTGFRIWGGATVDTADIEALLPWLDWAYAEVKAGA from the coding sequence ATGAAACCCGCAATCAAACCGAATCGTCCTTACTTCTCATCGGGCCCCTGCTCGAAGCGTCCGGGCTGGAGCCTCTCCGCCCTCGAAAACGCGTTGGTCGGGCGATCCCACCGCGCTAAAAACGCGAAGGCTCGCATCGAAGAAGTGATCGACCGCTCCAAGAATATCCTCGGACTGCCCGAGGGATACGTTTGCGGCATCGTTCCAGCCTCCGACACAGGTGCCGTCGAAATGGCGCTCTGGTCCCTGCTTGGCGCCCGCGGCGTCGACATGATGGCCTGGGAGTCCTTCGGTTCCGGCTGGGTGACCGACGTCATCAAACAGCTCAAGCTGGAAAACGTCACCAAGCACGAAGCCGCCTACGGCGAAATTCCCGACCTCGCAAAAGTCAATTTCTCCAACGACGTGGTCTTTACTTGGAATGGCACCACTTCTGGCGCCAAGGTTCCCAACGGCGACTGGATCCCTAGCGACCGCGAAGGCCTCACCATCTGCGATGCGACCTCCGCCGTATTCGCGATGGAACTACCTTGGGAGAAGCTCGACGTAGTAACCTACTCTTGGCAAAAAGTCATGGGCGGCGAAGCAGCCCACGGCATGCTTATCCTCAGCCCTCGCGCCATCGAACGTCTCGAGTCCTACACGCCCGCATGGCCGCTACCTAAGATTTTCCGCCTCACAAAGGGCGGCAAGCTGATCGACGGAATATTCACCGGAGCTACCATCAACACCGTATCCATGCTTTGCGTGGAAGACGCTTTGGATGGACTCAAGTGGGCCGAGGAAATCGGCGGACTTCCCGCCCTGATCGAGCGTTCCGACGCCAATCTCGCTGCCATCGAAAAGTGGGTTGAGCAAAGCGACTGGGCTGGATTCCTTGCCGAAGACAAGTCCATCCGATCCAACACTTCGATCTGTCTCAAGATCACGGATACATGGTTCACTTCCCTACCTGCTGAAGAGCAAGCGGCGGCGGCGAAGAAGATCGTTTCTCTTTGCGACGCTGAAGGCGTAGGCTTCGACTTCGGAGCCTATCGCGACGCGCCAACCGGATTCCGCATCTGGGGCGGCGCCACCGTGGATACGGCAGACATTGAAGCCCTGCTGCCTTGGCTAGACTGGGCATACGCAGAAGTCAAAGCCGGCGCCTAA
- a CDS encoding aminotransferase class I/II-fold pyridoxal phosphate-dependent enzyme has translation MIRKFLKTKARSPIARRCEDDKLTTLRQKYELYYPIAEAQNGTRVTIDGQELVMLASNEYLGLSQHPKVLKAGKAALEKWGSGTMGARSANGGRGFHRELEEELASFLGKESCHVFAAGYLACMASITGFAQRGDIILADKNLHSSLWDGIRLSMAEVERFSHNNPQRLRDLLEQLDPQAPKLLSIEGIYSMEGHIAALPEFVEIAKEFQCFLSLDDAHGIGVLGNQGRGTANYFSLTEEVDIIAGSLSKSLASTGGFVAGDASSIEYLRTHCKQSIFSAAISPSQAACARAALGVMQDEPEWNEKLWSNTKRYKQLLEELELDTWQSETPAVPIVLGDRERAYYFWKHLREKGVFTVISTAPGVPPGKDLVRTAISARHTDEDFERIEAALRYAKKKL, from the coding sequence ATGATCCGCAAGTTCCTCAAAACCAAGGCACGCAGCCCAATCGCCCGTCGCTGCGAGGACGACAAGCTCACCACCCTGCGACAAAAGTACGAGCTCTACTACCCCATCGCGGAGGCTCAAAACGGAACTCGTGTCACCATCGACGGCCAAGAACTGGTCATGCTCGCCAGCAACGAATACCTAGGACTCTCCCAACACCCGAAGGTCTTGAAAGCCGGTAAGGCCGCTCTTGAAAAATGGGGCAGCGGGACCATGGGGGCACGCTCGGCCAACGGCGGCCGCGGCTTCCATCGAGAACTCGAGGAGGAACTGGCAAGCTTCCTCGGAAAAGAGTCCTGCCACGTCTTTGCCGCAGGCTACCTCGCCTGCATGGCATCCATCACCGGGTTCGCCCAGCGGGGCGATATCATACTCGCCGACAAAAACCTGCATTCAAGCCTCTGGGACGGCATCCGACTCTCCATGGCAGAGGTCGAGCGCTTCAGCCACAACAACCCGCAACGCTTGCGGGACTTGCTAGAACAGCTCGACCCCCAAGCGCCCAAGCTCCTTTCCATCGAGGGAATCTACTCCATGGAGGGCCATATCGCCGCCCTTCCCGAATTCGTGGAAATCGCCAAGGAATTCCAATGCTTCCTCTCCCTCGACGACGCACACGGAATAGGCGTATTGGGAAATCAAGGACGCGGCACCGCTAACTACTTCAGCCTAACCGAAGAAGTCGACATAATCGCTGGCAGCCTCTCCAAGTCCCTCGCCAGCACCGGCGGATTCGTAGCTGGCGACGCCAGCTCCATCGAATATTTGCGAACCCATTGCAAGCAGTCGATATTCAGCGCCGCGATCAGCCCTTCGCAAGCGGCCTGCGCCCGCGCCGCCCTGGGAGTCATGCAAGACGAGCCCGAATGGAACGAGAAGCTGTGGTCCAACACGAAACGCTACAAGCAACTGCTCGAGGAACTGGAGCTCGATACCTGGCAGAGCGAAACCCCAGCCGTGCCGATCGTGCTCGGCGACCGCGAGCGGGCCTACTACTTTTGGAAACATCTCCGCGAGAAGGGCGTTTTCACCGTCATCTCAACGGCTCCAGGCGTTCCCCCTGGCAAGGATCTCGTGCGCACCGCCATTTCCGCGCGGCATACCGACGAAGACTTCGAACGCATCGAAGCGGCCCTACGCTACGCGAAGAAGAAGCTCTGA
- a CDS encoding DUF4013 domain-containing protein yields MPTIEQVSKRVFSDNNWLKKCALGGVLSLIPIVNIVALGYLYQIFQQGRSEKGISLPEWEDFKGLFLDGLRFLVIGLIFAVLPIAVVTLCAEFAFDGMIASIPLIPVLFMAGPLMSAALYLYSVKQDISDCFNAEALSIMLKKGAISYTVPTLAYLGLCMLGLVLLPFPFFFGGVFYFYLMACAFKDLEKRVRS; encoded by the coding sequence ATGCCCACAATCGAGCAAGTATCTAAACGAGTCTTTTCAGACAATAATTGGCTAAAGAAGTGCGCCCTAGGCGGGGTACTCAGCCTGATCCCGATTGTGAACATCGTCGCCCTCGGTTATCTCTACCAGATTTTCCAGCAAGGTCGCAGCGAGAAGGGCATCTCGCTACCTGAATGGGAAGACTTCAAGGGCCTGTTTCTGGACGGCTTGCGCTTTTTGGTGATCGGCTTGATTTTTGCGGTGCTCCCTATCGCGGTGGTGACGCTCTGCGCGGAGTTTGCCTTCGATGGCATGATCGCGAGCATTCCATTGATACCTGTGCTCTTCATGGCGGGTCCGCTTATGAGCGCCGCTCTTTACTTGTATTCAGTGAAGCAGGACATCTCGGACTGCTTCAACGCCGAAGCCCTCAGCATTATGCTCAAGAAGGGCGCGATCAGCTACACGGTGCCGACCTTAGCCTATCTCGGTCTTTGCATGTTGGGCCTCGTTTTGCTTCCGTTTCCCTTCTTTTTTGGTGGGGTCTTTTATTTCTACTTAATGGCTTGCGCGTTTAAAGATCTCGAAAAGCGCGTCCGTTCTTAG
- a CDS encoding glycosyltransferase family 2 protein, protein MSSPQVTFVSSLHDCLSYTQAMLRSLEASVDLARHQLVLIDDASSDGTSDFLDSLENRPEITILRNSENLGFAASNNKAAAAARHPILVFINNDLEFSEGWLAPMLEALSHAPQAGAVGNVQRNFATGLVDHAGIFFDLDGLPTHAHKNRRQPPRGKLLERNAVTAACLAIRAETFRSVGGFDESYRNGCEDVDLCMKLKKAGYRLYVALDSVIRHHISISPGRNRHNDRNTETFRRRWSSYSRQLGEKEWPREYFRRYARYWWRMNPKLAAKALLMRAGLRH, encoded by the coding sequence ATGTCGTCCCCGCAAGTCACCTTCGTTTCCTCGCTGCACGATTGCTTGAGCTACACTCAGGCCATGCTGCGCAGCTTGGAGGCGAGCGTCGACCTCGCCCGCCACCAGCTCGTCCTCATCGACGACGCCTCAAGCGACGGCACCTCCGACTTTCTCGACTCTCTGGAAAACCGGCCGGAAATCACCATCCTGCGAAACTCGGAAAACCTTGGGTTCGCCGCTTCCAACAACAAAGCCGCTGCCGCCGCTCGCCATCCCATTCTCGTGTTCATCAATAACGATCTCGAGTTTTCCGAGGGCTGGCTGGCTCCCATGCTAGAGGCCCTTTCCCACGCCCCCCAAGCCGGAGCCGTGGGAAACGTGCAGCGAAATTTCGCGACAGGACTGGTCGACCATGCCGGCATTTTCTTCGACTTGGACGGCCTGCCAACCCATGCCCACAAAAACCGCCGCCAGCCTCCTCGCGGAAAACTGCTGGAACGCAACGCCGTCACAGCCGCTTGCCTCGCCATCCGCGCCGAAACCTTCCGGAGCGTAGGCGGCTTTGACGAATCCTACCGCAACGGCTGCGAGGACGTGGACCTCTGCATGAAACTGAAAAAGGCCGGCTACCGCCTCTACGTCGCCCTCGACAGCGTGATTCGGCACCACATCAGCATCTCTCCCGGCAGAAACCGGCACAACGACCGCAACACGGAAACCTTTCGCCGGCGCTGGTCTTCCTACTCCAGGCAACTCGGAGAGAAAGAGTGGCCGCGTGAATACTTCCGGCGCTACGCCCGCTACTGGTGGCGTATGAACCCCAAGCTCGCCGCCAAAGCCTTGCTCATGCGCGCCGGCCTACGACACTAG
- a CDS encoding glycosyltransferase, translated as MRILYVTTSFPVYSETFLQREARAMMKAGVTLEIVSLHAGQGDFEGHPVHRFSKWQLLRLFYRLPAALWRRGTELMPLVREMNARRPASALNLFENLLGLGAAIVLENRIREFSPDVVHCVWSSAPAAFGLMAQALSGAPYSSGAHAYDIFEHGGDWLLEMKCQRSALVHVSTKVAENRIRALCPEAKVQLIRRGLSSLPASREPRAKCDPLRIVCVARLVEKKGFPYQLEIYRQLKVAGLSFEAKIIGDGPMEEQIRAEIGELGLQAEVRLTGRLSEDAVLDELAWADLLFHTGIVASSGDRDGLPNVVPEAMASGAVVLGSPVSGVVEAVEEGVTGYLCPPWEPLVWVQRCRALQEDYDLRLRLAQAARQWVEREFVADRNTGYLLRCLETARGG; from the coding sequence ATGCGAATCCTATACGTCACCACAAGCTTCCCTGTCTACTCTGAGACTTTTTTGCAGCGGGAAGCTCGGGCTATGATGAAGGCCGGCGTGACACTGGAAATCGTCTCTCTGCATGCCGGTCAAGGAGACTTCGAGGGGCATCCGGTGCATCGTTTCTCCAAATGGCAGCTCCTGAGGCTGTTCTATCGTCTCCCGGCGGCGTTGTGGCGGCGAGGAACCGAGCTCATGCCGCTAGTGCGTGAGATGAACGCCAGAAGACCTGCGTCGGCATTGAACCTTTTCGAGAACCTTCTTGGATTGGGAGCGGCGATTGTATTGGAAAACCGTATACGCGAGTTTTCTCCTGACGTGGTTCACTGCGTTTGGTCGAGCGCACCTGCAGCTTTCGGCTTGATGGCGCAAGCCTTATCGGGCGCTCCTTATTCGTCGGGCGCTCACGCCTACGATATTTTTGAACATGGAGGAGATTGGTTGCTGGAGATGAAATGCCAGCGATCTGCTTTGGTTCACGTCTCGACCAAGGTAGCGGAAAATCGGATACGAGCATTGTGCCCAGAGGCGAAGGTGCAGCTCATTCGTAGAGGCCTGAGTTCGTTGCCAGCCTCGCGAGAGCCGCGGGCCAAGTGCGATCCTTTGAGGATCGTTTGCGTGGCGCGGCTGGTGGAGAAGAAAGGTTTTCCTTATCAGCTGGAAATCTATCGTCAGTTGAAGGTCGCAGGTCTGAGTTTCGAAGCCAAGATCATTGGCGACGGACCGATGGAGGAGCAGATCCGGGCGGAGATCGGCGAGCTAGGCTTGCAAGCGGAGGTACGTTTGACTGGAAGGCTTTCCGAGGATGCAGTGCTGGACGAACTCGCTTGGGCCGACCTTTTGTTTCATACGGGAATCGTCGCGTCGAGCGGGGATCGCGACGGGCTGCCGAACGTGGTGCCGGAAGCGATGGCGAGCGGAGCTGTCGTTCTTGGGTCTCCCGTATCAGGGGTGGTCGAAGCGGTTGAAGAGGGCGTTACCGGGTATCTTTGCCCCCCTTGGGAGCCTCTGGTATGGGTACAGCGCTGTCGGGCCCTGCAAGAGGACTATGACTTACGGCTTCGCCTCGCTCAGGCGGCTCGCCAGTGGGTAGAGCGTGAATTCGTGGCTGATAGGAATACCGGCTACCTGCTTCGGTGTTTGGAGACGGCCCGTGGAGGATGA
- a CDS encoding YoaK family protein, translating to MHQVPPRYVLLGGCILAFGAAFVNVGFLLNTGASASHLTGDISRLAADFASVDAVHRHSFYLVCMATLGFVLGALVSGMLLHHPQLELAKPYGRIVSGIGILLVAAYLVASASEVFAIGIAGFACGLQNALATKYRGLVLRTTHMTGLLTDLGVMTGMWIRGHRLEIWRMMVPLFLCLSFFVGSLIGAFAVLKYDLPWLAVAGGAYFFGGLVWSVVKRRLKEA from the coding sequence ATGCATCAAGTACCACCGCGCTACGTGCTGCTCGGCGGTTGCATATTAGCTTTCGGTGCGGCCTTCGTTAATGTCGGTTTCTTGCTGAATACCGGGGCCTCTGCCAGCCACCTGACGGGAGATATCTCTCGGTTGGCTGCGGATTTTGCAAGCGTCGACGCTGTCCATCGACACAGCTTTTATTTGGTGTGCATGGCGACTTTGGGATTCGTGCTCGGCGCTTTGGTCTCGGGCATGCTGCTGCATCATCCGCAATTGGAGTTGGCGAAGCCTTATGGCCGAATCGTATCGGGAATTGGGATACTTCTGGTCGCGGCGTATCTCGTTGCGTCGGCGAGTGAGGTGTTTGCGATTGGAATCGCGGGGTTTGCTTGCGGTTTGCAAAACGCTCTGGCGACGAAGTATCGCGGTTTGGTTCTTCGAACCACTCATATGACAGGGCTTCTCACTGACTTGGGGGTTATGACTGGAATGTGGATCAGGGGGCATCGTCTAGAGATTTGGAGGATGATGGTGCCGCTTTTTCTCTGCCTGTCATTCTTCGTAGGATCGTTGATAGGCGCATTTGCCGTCCTGAAATATGACTTGCCGTGGTTGGCCGTGGCAGGTGGAGCTTATTTCTTTGGCGGACTGGTTTGGAGTGTTGTTAAGCGTCGGCTTAAGGAGGCATAA